From one Luteipulveratus mongoliensis genomic stretch:
- a CDS encoding 3-hydroxyacyl-CoA dehydrogenase NAD-binding domain-containing protein, whose amino-acid sequence MTTLPTTDEVVTHALAQDIQLPGGQGTFALITLDNGFDHTKPNTFGPQGLAELSSVLDTLAQRAEAKEIVGVGITGKPFIFAVGADLTGVPSISTRDQALEIARLGHETFQKISDLSVPTFGFINGASMGGGVEIALYADYRTIASDVPAYATPECFLGLVPGWGGTYLLPHLIGVDSALTLIVANPLANNKMINGKQAYELGVADRLLEPVTFLEDSIAFAAKVIGGEEKVERKPVDTSAEAWDTTVEAARGQVDAKVGGAAPAPYRALDLVKAARTSERAAAFEAENDALADLLMTDELRAGLYAFDLVQKRAKRPAGAPDKALARKVTKVGIVGAGLMASQMALLFARRLEVPVVLTDLDQERVDKGVKYVHDEVDKLLLKGRVSQDKSNRLKSLVSGSVTKDAFADADFVIEAVFEEMGVKKKVFAEVEEHVSPECILATNTSSLSITEMAEELKHPERVVGFHFFNPVAIMPLLEIIRGDKTDDATLATAFATGKGLKKTSILVKNSPSFVVNRLLGRFMGEAGRIADEGTPFETVEKAFAGVTPMPPFMLISLVGPAIALHNSETLHGAFPERFYVSPNLAKVVEAKIPSFYGADGKVDQQVVDLFETPAEPKELTAEQVRERALEALADETRRMLDEGVVQAPMDIDLAMITGAGFPFWNGGVTPLLDRTGISEKATGKRFLPAGAASVPTPA is encoded by the coding sequence ATGACGACGCTTCCCACCACGGATGAAGTGGTCACGCACGCACTCGCTCAGGACATCCAGTTGCCGGGCGGTCAGGGCACCTTCGCGCTGATCACGCTCGACAACGGCTTCGACCACACCAAGCCCAACACCTTCGGTCCACAAGGTCTGGCTGAGCTGTCCTCGGTGCTCGACACCCTGGCGCAGCGTGCCGAGGCCAAGGAGATCGTCGGCGTCGGCATCACCGGCAAGCCGTTCATCTTCGCGGTGGGCGCCGACCTGACCGGTGTGCCGTCGATCAGCACCCGCGACCAGGCGCTCGAGATCGCCCGGCTGGGCCACGAGACCTTCCAGAAGATCTCCGACCTGTCCGTGCCGACCTTCGGCTTCATCAACGGTGCGTCCATGGGTGGCGGTGTCGAGATCGCGCTGTACGCCGACTACCGCACCATCGCCAGCGATGTGCCGGCGTACGCCACGCCTGAGTGCTTCCTCGGGCTCGTCCCGGGCTGGGGCGGTACCTACCTGCTCCCCCACCTCATCGGTGTCGACAGCGCTCTCACGCTGATCGTCGCCAACCCGTTGGCCAACAACAAGATGATCAACGGCAAGCAGGCGTACGAGCTCGGCGTCGCGGACCGGCTGCTCGAGCCGGTGACGTTCCTCGAGGACTCGATCGCGTTTGCTGCCAAGGTGATTGGGGGCGAGGAGAAGGTCGAGCGCAAGCCGGTCGACACCTCGGCCGAAGCCTGGGATACCACCGTCGAGGCCGCTCGCGGCCAGGTCGACGCCAAGGTCGGCGGTGCGGCGCCCGCGCCCTACCGCGCTCTCGACCTGGTCAAGGCAGCCCGTACGTCCGAGCGCGCCGCGGCCTTCGAGGCCGAGAACGACGCGCTCGCCGACCTGCTGATGACGGACGAGCTGCGGGCGGGCCTCTATGCCTTCGACCTGGTGCAGAAGCGGGCCAAGCGTCCCGCGGGTGCACCCGACAAGGCACTCGCGCGCAAGGTCACCAAGGTGGGCATCGTCGGTGCGGGTCTGATGGCCAGCCAGATGGCGCTGCTGTTCGCGCGTCGGCTCGAGGTGCCTGTTGTCCTCACGGACCTTGATCAGGAGCGCGTCGACAAGGGCGTGAAGTACGTCCACGACGAGGTCGACAAGCTGCTGCTCAAGGGCCGCGTCAGTCAGGACAAGTCCAACCGGCTCAAGAGCCTGGTGAGCGGCTCGGTGACCAAGGACGCGTTCGCGGACGCCGACTTCGTGATCGAGGCGGTCTTCGAGGAGATGGGCGTCAAGAAGAAGGTCTTCGCGGAGGTCGAGGAGCACGTCTCGCCCGAGTGCATCCTCGCGACCAACACGTCGTCGCTGTCGATCACTGAGATGGCCGAGGAGCTGAAGCACCCCGAGCGGGTGGTGGGCTTCCACTTCTTCAACCCCGTCGCGATCATGCCGCTGCTGGAGATCATCCGCGGCGACAAGACCGACGACGCCACTCTCGCAACGGCTTTCGCCACCGGCAAGGGTCTGAAGAAGACCAGCATCCTGGTCAAGAACAGCCCGTCCTTCGTGGTCAACCGTCTCCTCGGCCGCTTCATGGGCGAGGCCGGTCGGATCGCTGACGAGGGCACGCCGTTCGAGACGGTCGAGAAGGCGTTCGCCGGCGTCACCCCGATGCCGCCGTTCATGCTCATCTCGCTCGTCGGTCCGGCGATCGCGCTGCACAACAGCGAGACGTTGCACGGCGCATTCCCCGAGCGGTTCTATGTCTCTCCCAACCTGGCCAAGGTGGTCGAGGCGAAGATCCCGAGCTTCTACGGCGCGGACGGCAAGGTCGATCAGCAGGTCGTCGACCTGTTCGAGACGCCCGCGGAGCCGAAGGAGCTCACGGCCGAGCAGGTGCGTGAGCGTGCGCTGGAGGCGCTCGCTGACGAGACGCGTCGGATGCTCGACGAGGGCGTCGTCCAGGCTCCGATGGACATCGACCTGGCGATGATCACCGGCGCCGGCTTCCCGTTCTGGAACGGCGGCGTCACCCCGTTGCTGGACCGCACCGGCATCTCCGAGAAGGCCACCGGCAAGCGCTTCCTGCCAGCCGGAGCCGCCTCCGTCCCCACCCCCGCCTGA
- a CDS encoding helix-turn-helix domain-containing protein — protein sequence MTDDYLVRVGTLIRDARRHRKLTQTELAEALQTSQSAVARIEQGKQNLSLETLARISEALDSEIVAVASSTPLNLRIEGGRKLSGEIDVRTSKNAAVACLCASLLNKGKTTLRNLARIEEVNRITEVLNSIGVKTRWLPDSSDLEITPPERIDLDAMDETAARRTRTILMFLGPLLHEFDEFKLPNAGGCDLGSRTVEPHLHALQAFGLGVVASHGYYEANVDSSVRPRKPIILTERGDTVTENALFAAARYEGETIIRNASPNYMVQDLCFMLQKFGVEIEGIGSTTLTVRGVKDINMDVEYFPSEDPIEAMTLVAAAVVTESEITIKRIPIEFMEIELTLLESMGMKYEMSEEYVSANGQTRLVDLRTIPGPLIAPKDKIHPMPFPGLNIDNLPFFAVIAAVAEGSTTLHDWVYENRAIYLTELTSLGAKVQLMDPHRVLIEGPTRWRAAEVMSPPALRPAVVVLLTMLAAPGVSVLRNIYVIDRGYEELDSRLNKLGANIQTFRDI from the coding sequence ATGACCGATGACTACCTGGTCCGAGTCGGCACGCTGATCCGTGACGCACGCCGCCACCGCAAGCTCACGCAGACCGAGCTGGCCGAGGCCCTGCAGACGAGTCAGAGTGCTGTGGCCCGCATCGAGCAGGGCAAGCAGAACCTCAGTCTGGAGACGCTGGCCCGTATCAGCGAGGCCCTGGACTCCGAGATCGTGGCCGTCGCATCCTCGACTCCCCTCAATCTGCGCATCGAGGGCGGCCGCAAGCTGTCCGGCGAGATCGACGTCCGCACGAGCAAGAACGCCGCCGTCGCCTGCCTGTGCGCGTCCCTGCTCAACAAGGGCAAGACCACGCTGCGCAACCTGGCCCGCATCGAAGAGGTCAACCGGATCACCGAGGTGCTCAACTCCATCGGGGTCAAGACGCGCTGGCTGCCCGACAGCAGTGACCTGGAGATCACTCCCCCGGAGCGGATCGACCTGGACGCGATGGACGAGACCGCCGCCCGTCGTACCCGCACGATCCTGATGTTCCTCGGCCCGCTGCTGCACGAGTTCGACGAGTTCAAGCTGCCCAACGCCGGTGGTTGCGACCTCGGCTCGCGCACGGTGGAACCGCACCTGCACGCTTTGCAGGCCTTCGGTCTCGGCGTGGTCGCCTCGCACGGCTACTACGAGGCGAACGTCGACTCCTCGGTCCGCCCGCGCAAGCCGATCATCCTCACCGAGCGTGGTGACACGGTCACCGAGAACGCGCTGTTCGCGGCCGCTCGCTACGAGGGCGAGACGATCATCCGCAACGCCAGCCCCAACTACATGGTCCAGGACCTCTGCTTCATGCTGCAGAAGTTCGGTGTCGAGATCGAGGGCATCGGCTCCACGACGCTGACCGTGCGCGGCGTCAAGGACATCAACATGGACGTGGAGTACTTCCCGTCCGAGGACCCGATCGAGGCCATGACACTCGTCGCTGCCGCGGTCGTGACCGAGTCCGAGATCACCATCAAGCGGATCCCGATCGAGTTCATGGAGATCGAGCTCACGCTGCTGGAGAGCATGGGCATGAAGTACGAGATGAGCGAGGAGTACGTCTCGGCCAACGGCCAGACACGTCTCGTCGACCTCCGTACGATCCCGGGTCCGCTGATCGCGCCCAAGGACAAGATCCACCCGATGCCCTTCCCGGGTCTCAACATCGACAACCTGCCGTTCTTCGCCGTCATCGCGGCGGTGGCCGAGGGCAGCACGACCCTGCACGACTGGGTCTATGAGAACCGTGCGATCTACCTGACCGAGCTCACCTCGCTCGGCGCGAAGGTCCAGCTGATGGACCCGCACCGGGTGCTCATCGAGGGCCCGACCCGTTGGCGTGCGGCCGAGGTCATGAGCCCGCCGGCTCTGCGTCCCGCCGTCGTCGTGCTGCTGACCATGCTCGCCGCTCCTGGCGTCTCGGTGCTGCGCAACATCTACGTGATCGACCGCGGCTACGAAGAGCTCGACTCGCGGCTCAACAAGCTGGGTGCCAACATCCAGACGTTCCGCGACATCTGA
- a CDS encoding glycerophosphodiester phosphodiesterase — translation MARTAYLEHDGVVAMAHRGFSRDGLENSMVAFAAAVELGYAYVETDVHATADRVLLAFHDDTLDRVTDGHGAIHTLPYHRVQQARIDGREPIPTLDELLDAWPDLKVNIDIKAEPAVIPLVEAIERHRAHDRVCITSFSDRRRRTAIKRLSRPVATSAGQSQTAAFVLAQASRLPGASSAALRGVDCLQVPERHAGIPVVTARSVRAAHAAGTQVHVWTVDEPSDMTRLLDLGVDGLITDRSDVLKDVLQQRGSWHQS, via the coding sequence ATGGCGCGTACGGCGTACCTCGAGCACGACGGCGTCGTCGCGATGGCGCACCGTGGGTTCTCCCGAGATGGTCTGGAGAACTCCATGGTCGCCTTCGCGGCTGCCGTCGAGCTCGGGTACGCCTACGTCGAGACCGATGTGCACGCCACCGCCGACCGCGTGCTGCTGGCCTTCCACGACGACACCCTCGACCGGGTGACCGACGGCCATGGCGCCATCCACACGCTGCCCTATCACCGGGTCCAGCAGGCCAGGATCGACGGTCGCGAGCCGATCCCGACGCTCGATGAGCTGCTCGACGCCTGGCCCGACCTCAAGGTCAACATCGATATCAAGGCCGAGCCCGCGGTCATCCCGCTGGTCGAGGCCATCGAGCGGCATCGCGCGCACGACCGGGTCTGCATCACGTCGTTCTCCGACCGACGGCGTCGTACGGCGATCAAGCGGCTCTCCCGCCCCGTCGCCACCTCGGCCGGCCAGTCCCAGACGGCGGCGTTCGTGCTCGCCCAGGCGTCACGCCTGCCGGGCGCTTCATCGGCGGCGCTGCGCGGTGTCGACTGCCTCCAGGTGCCGGAGCGGCACGCGGGCATCCCCGTCGTCACCGCACGATCAGTCCGCGCAGCCCATGCTGCCGGCACGCAGGTCCACGTCTGGACCGTGGACGAGCCGTCTGACATGACCCGCCTGCTCGACCTCGGCGTCGACGGCCTCATCACCGACCGGTCTGATGTGTTGAAAGACGTTCTGCAGCAACGAGGTTCGTGGCATCAGTCCTGA
- a CDS encoding DUF2785 domain-containing protein, with amino-acid sequence MDDVTLNGLLRDLASPDPVTRDEKAYSQLARAIMARELTTAQRSEAARVARELLQHREIQARTFGPLILAVLVDVGDWDDAWFAETRDWYVAETDLRGYDDELGWLHAVAHGSDFFGEAAVAGRVPGDEVLDVLVERCVTATPLVWQDQEEIRVAHAAAHALSDPRLAPHVAVGWLERVESELEALKPGPPPPWSTNTLHMLHALHVALGHEILHDGEPVTIRHGDRVRARVAATIQPTQPWFWRTR; translated from the coding sequence ATGGACGACGTCACCCTGAACGGGCTGCTACGAGATCTGGCCTCTCCCGACCCCGTGACCCGGGACGAGAAGGCATACAGCCAGCTCGCTCGGGCGATCATGGCGCGAGAGCTCACCACTGCGCAGCGATCTGAGGCTGCGCGCGTCGCGCGAGAACTCCTGCAGCACAGGGAGATTCAGGCGCGGACGTTTGGCCCGCTGATCCTTGCGGTGCTGGTTGACGTCGGCGACTGGGACGACGCTTGGTTCGCCGAGACCCGTGACTGGTATGTCGCGGAGACCGACCTGCGCGGGTACGACGACGAGCTGGGCTGGCTGCACGCGGTCGCCCATGGCTCAGACTTCTTCGGTGAGGCTGCGGTGGCCGGCCGAGTGCCGGGTGACGAGGTCCTCGATGTCCTGGTCGAGCGTTGCGTCACGGCCACGCCGCTGGTGTGGCAGGACCAGGAGGAGATCCGGGTCGCGCATGCGGCGGCCCATGCGCTCAGCGATCCCCGGCTGGCTCCACACGTCGCCGTCGGCTGGCTGGAGCGGGTGGAATCCGAGCTCGAGGCGCTCAAGCCTGGCCCGCCGCCACCGTGGAGCACCAACACGTTGCACATGCTGCATGCGCTGCACGTCGCGCTCGGCCACGAGATCCTGCACGACGGTGAGCCCGTCACGATCAGGCATGGGGACCGGGTGCGCGCTCGCGTCGCTGCGACCATCCAGCCGACTCAGCCGTGGTTCTGGCGTACTCGCTAG
- a CDS encoding phosphotransferase, which produces MQVLHETPDRPLSPIWSSPSWRAEATAWIDQALASRGIRRTGEVEQTRVRAWSTQLRLQIDHGIAWMKACSPTGADEAAVYDVLGARTPELVLTPWATDAARGWLLLPDGGPTLRDVATSSTMLDQWAVVLHRYARLQRRAVDSEHDLLAAGLVRLTPEDLVRQWRRRSTPGDPLSGAEPVLQEAARVLQEGPVPLSLQHDDVHTNNVFCAGSSVEEAEAATFFDWGDSYIGHPFMSLLIALRGPRYHFDITMNDRERQRLIDAYLEPWTELAPLTELRRLVAPAVLLGRVGRVLGWERSMSGATDEEWAEWRAHPEHWLSEVTELAASGADVW; this is translated from the coding sequence ATGCAGGTGCTGCACGAGACGCCCGACCGTCCACTGAGCCCGATCTGGTCGAGCCCTTCGTGGCGTGCCGAGGCGACCGCCTGGATCGATCAGGCGCTGGCGAGCCGAGGCATCCGGCGTACGGGCGAGGTCGAGCAGACTCGGGTCCGCGCCTGGTCCACCCAGCTGCGCCTGCAGATCGACCACGGCATCGCCTGGATGAAGGCATGTTCACCGACGGGCGCGGACGAGGCGGCGGTCTATGACGTGCTGGGTGCGCGTACGCCCGAGCTCGTCCTGACACCGTGGGCGACCGACGCGGCGCGCGGTTGGTTGCTGCTCCCGGACGGTGGGCCGACCCTCCGTGATGTGGCCACTTCCAGCACGATGCTGGATCAATGGGCTGTGGTGCTGCATCGGTACGCCCGCCTCCAGCGGCGGGCCGTCGACTCCGAGCATGACCTGCTCGCGGCCGGCCTCGTTCGCCTCACACCTGAAGACCTGGTGCGACAGTGGCGCCGCCGCTCTACGCCCGGTGACCCGCTGTCGGGGGCCGAGCCGGTCCTCCAGGAAGCGGCGCGGGTGCTGCAGGAAGGCCCGGTGCCGCTCTCGCTGCAACACGACGACGTGCACACCAACAACGTGTTCTGTGCGGGTTCGAGCGTCGAGGAGGCCGAGGCGGCGACGTTCTTCGACTGGGGCGACTCCTACATCGGTCACCCGTTCATGAGCCTGCTCATTGCGCTGCGTGGCCCGCGGTATCACTTCGACATCACGATGAACGACCGAGAGCGGCAGCGGCTGATCGACGCCTATCTGGAGCCGTGGACCGAGCTGGCGCCGCTGACTGAGCTCCGGCGCCTTGTGGCGCCGGCGGTACTGCTCGGCCGGGTCGGCCGGGTCCTGGGTTGGGAGCGCTCGATGAGCGGAGCGACCGACGAGGAGTGGGCGGAGTGGCGCGCGCACCCGGAGCACTGGCTCTCCGAGGTCACGGAGCTTGCCGCGAGCGGCGCCGATGTCTGGTGA
- the dxs gene encoding 1-deoxy-D-xylulose-5-phosphate synthase — MGLLKNISSPADLKALPPEQVDDLAQEIRDFLVDSVSRTGGHLGPNLGVVELTLALHRVFESPQDTLVFDTGHQSYVHKLLTGRHDFSKLKKQGGLSGYPSRAESEHDVVENSHASTSLSWAEGIAKARRLAGQRDRHTVAVIGDGALTGGMAWEAINNIAVDKDLPLVIVVNDNERSYAPTVGGLADHLATLRTTRTYERVLDWGKSALHRTPVVGNAMYETLHGVKKGMKDIVAPQGMFEDLGIKYLGPVDGHDVLAMEAALTRARAFGGPVIVHVLTQKGRGYEPASSDEADQWHGIGKFNPETGLPFEVSGRIWTDEFNDEMVRIGAEREDVVAITAAMMIPVGLDGFAKAYPDRIFDVGIAEQHAVTMASGLAFGGLHPVVAVYATFLNRAFDQLLMDCALHHQGVTFVLDRAGVTGSDGASHNGMWDMTICSIVPGLHLAAPRDGEQVKAQLREALDVDDAPTVIRFPKGDVAEPIAAVRRVGSVDVIHDCEQDPDVLLVGVGAMCPTALGVAEKLEAQGHSVMVVDPRWVLPVSDDLIGLARRAGTVAVIEDNLVSGGVGASVTAALRAADVAQPVHCYGIPKEFLDHASRGQVLEQIGLTSDSVASSLISRLHPHR, encoded by the coding sequence GTGGGACTGCTCAAGAACATCTCGAGCCCGGCCGATCTGAAGGCACTGCCCCCGGAGCAGGTCGATGACCTGGCTCAGGAGATCCGCGACTTCCTGGTCGACTCGGTCTCTCGTACCGGTGGACATCTCGGTCCCAACCTGGGTGTGGTCGAGCTGACGCTGGCGCTGCACCGGGTGTTCGAGTCGCCGCAGGACACCCTGGTCTTCGACACCGGCCACCAGTCCTACGTCCACAAGCTGCTCACGGGACGCCACGACTTCAGCAAGCTCAAGAAGCAGGGCGGGCTGTCCGGCTACCCGAGCCGAGCCGAGTCCGAGCACGACGTCGTCGAGAACTCCCACGCCTCCACCTCCCTGTCCTGGGCCGAAGGCATCGCCAAGGCGCGGCGCCTCGCGGGCCAGCGTGACCGGCACACGGTCGCCGTCATCGGCGACGGTGCGCTGACGGGCGGGATGGCCTGGGAGGCGATCAACAACATCGCGGTCGACAAGGACCTGCCGCTGGTCATCGTCGTCAACGACAACGAGCGTTCCTACGCACCGACCGTCGGCGGGCTGGCCGACCACCTGGCGACGCTCCGGACGACGCGCACCTATGAGCGGGTGCTCGACTGGGGCAAGTCCGCCCTGCACCGCACTCCTGTCGTCGGCAACGCGATGTACGAGACGCTGCACGGGGTCAAGAAGGGCATGAAGGACATCGTCGCGCCGCAGGGGATGTTCGAGGACCTCGGCATCAAGTACCTCGGGCCGGTCGATGGTCATGACGTCCTGGCCATGGAGGCTGCACTGACTCGCGCGCGCGCGTTCGGTGGCCCCGTCATCGTCCACGTGCTCACGCAGAAGGGCCGCGGCTACGAGCCGGCAAGCTCGGATGAGGCCGACCAGTGGCACGGCATCGGCAAGTTCAACCCCGAGACCGGGCTGCCCTTCGAGGTGTCGGGTCGCATCTGGACCGATGAGTTCAACGACGAGATGGTGCGCATCGGCGCCGAGCGCGAGGACGTCGTCGCCATCACCGCGGCGATGATGATCCCGGTCGGCCTCGACGGGTTCGCCAAGGCCTACCCCGACCGCATCTTCGACGTCGGCATCGCCGAGCAGCACGCAGTGACGATGGCGTCGGGGCTGGCGTTCGGTGGTCTGCACCCGGTGGTCGCGGTCTACGCCACGTTCCTCAACCGTGCTTTCGACCAGCTGCTGATGGACTGCGCGCTGCACCACCAGGGCGTGACGTTCGTCCTCGACCGGGCCGGCGTGACCGGCAGCGACGGTGCCTCGCACAACGGCATGTGGGACATGACGATCTGCTCGATCGTGCCCGGACTGCACCTGGCCGCGCCGCGTGACGGGGAGCAGGTCAAGGCCCAGCTGCGCGAGGCGCTCGACGTCGACGACGCGCCCACCGTGATCCGGTTCCCCAAGGGTGATGTGGCCGAGCCGATCGCAGCCGTTCGTCGGGTCGGCAGCGTCGACGTGATCCATGACTGCGAGCAGGACCCCGATGTCCTGCTGGTCGGGGTCGGCGCGATGTGTCCGACAGCCCTCGGTGTCGCCGAAAAGCTTGAGGCGCAAGGACATTCGGTCATGGTCGTCGATCCTCGGTGGGTGCTGCCGGTCAGCGATGACCTGATCGGCCTGGCCCGTCGTGCGGGCACGGTCGCGGTCATCGAGGACAACCTCGTGTCCGGAGGAGTGGGGGCCTCGGTGACCGCCGCGCTTCGCGCTGCTGACGTCGCACAGCCCGTCCACTGCTACGGCATCCCCAAGGAGTTCCTCGACCACGCGTCGCGCGGACAGGTGCTGGAGCAGATCGGCCTGACCAGCGACTCGGTGGCCTCCTCGCTGATCAGCCGCCTCCACCCGCACCGCTGA
- a CDS encoding alpha/beta hydrolase fold domain-containing protein, producing MSLVSERVDPASQTLELRHLRGFVAVAEELNFRRAAERLYITQPALTRQIQTLERLIGCQLLIRSTRMVQLTLAGEALLDRTRPVLVEVDAAVTAARSVGGELAARMDETWQPLVRAVALDEDIETVRSAWEAVHARSAPPPETHVRAVTAGGVSALVVGETHADPPSLLYLHGGGYLLGSAFGYRSHAAALATAGNTTALVPDYRLAPEHPYPAALDDAVAAYLWILDRGTPAKQVTVTGDSSGAGLALSLLLTLRARGLPLPSAAVLLCPWLDFGLDRDGEEDDLVSLHEARRFANAYLAGHPADDPIVNPLRADLSGLPPLLVQAAAGDERLTDAQTLTERAVEHGVNARLEIYPVDAHVFHIFWSFLPLAHDALRAAGEFGLKHRAGNEPG from the coding sequence ATGAGCCTCGTGTCAGAGCGCGTCGATCCCGCCTCGCAAACGCTCGAGCTGCGGCATCTGCGCGGCTTCGTGGCGGTGGCGGAGGAGCTGAACTTCCGGCGTGCCGCCGAACGGCTCTACATCACCCAGCCGGCCCTGACCCGTCAGATCCAGACCCTTGAGCGGCTCATCGGATGCCAGCTCCTGATCCGGTCAACGCGGATGGTGCAGCTCACCCTGGCCGGCGAGGCACTGCTGGACAGGACTCGGCCGGTACTGGTCGAGGTCGACGCGGCTGTGACTGCCGCGCGATCGGTCGGCGGCGAGCTCGCGGCACGGATGGACGAGACCTGGCAGCCGTTGGTCCGCGCTGTCGCGCTGGATGAGGACATCGAGACCGTACGTTCCGCCTGGGAGGCCGTCCACGCCCGCTCCGCGCCGCCCCCGGAGACTCACGTGCGCGCAGTCACCGCCGGCGGAGTGTCGGCCCTGGTGGTCGGTGAGACTCATGCGGACCCTCCGTCCCTGCTCTACCTGCACGGCGGGGGATATCTGCTCGGCTCCGCGTTCGGCTACCGGTCGCACGCCGCCGCGCTGGCCACGGCCGGCAACACCACGGCGCTGGTTCCGGACTACCGGCTGGCGCCCGAACATCCCTATCCTGCGGCCCTCGACGACGCGGTTGCCGCGTACCTGTGGATTCTCGATCGGGGAACGCCTGCCAAGCAGGTGACGGTCACGGGCGACTCCTCCGGCGCAGGCTTAGCGCTCTCGCTGCTGCTCACGCTGCGCGCCCGCGGCCTGCCGCTGCCGAGTGCCGCGGTACTGCTGTGCCCGTGGCTGGATTTCGGCCTGGATCGTGATGGCGAGGAGGACGATCTGGTTTCCCTCCACGAGGCACGTCGGTTCGCCAACGCCTATCTGGCCGGACATCCCGCCGACGACCCCATCGTCAACCCGCTACGCGCGGACCTGAGTGGCCTTCCGCCGTTGCTCGTCCAGGCCGCCGCCGGCGATGAACGACTCACCGACGCACAGACGCTCACCGAGCGTGCCGTCGAGCACGGTGTCAACGCGCGGCTGGAGATCTACCCCGTCGACGCCCACGTCTTCCACATCTTCTGGTCGTTCCTTCCGCTCGCCCACGATGCGCTGCGGGCTGCGGGTGAGTTCGGCCTCAAGCACCGCGCCGGCAACGAGCCAGGGTGA
- a CDS encoding nitroreductase family deazaflavin-dependent oxidoreductase, producing the protein MAVAADLDHATDSQWDWVAEQTRTYLASGGTEGHEANGVRMLVLATTGRVSGQPRRTCLIYGTSEDDFVLVASKGGADEDPDWFKNLQADPIVGVQAGTRRLTCRARLASPAERVDLWPKMARIFPQYEEYAQQTERQIPVVLLAAQD; encoded by the coding sequence ATGGCTGTCGCCGCTGATCTTGACCACGCCACCGACTCGCAGTGGGACTGGGTTGCCGAGCAGACCCGGACGTACCTCGCCTCGGGCGGAACCGAGGGGCACGAGGCGAACGGCGTGCGCATGCTCGTTCTCGCCACCACCGGCCGAGTCTCCGGACAGCCGCGACGCACGTGCCTGATCTATGGCACGTCGGAGGACGACTTCGTACTCGTCGCCTCGAAAGGAGGCGCTGACGAGGACCCCGACTGGTTCAAGAACCTTCAGGCCGACCCCATCGTCGGGGTCCAGGCGGGAACCCGACGACTGACGTGCCGAGCCCGTCTGGCGTCGCCCGCCGAACGAGTGGACCTCTGGCCGAAGATGGCACGCATCTTCCCGCAGTACGAGGAGTACGCCCAGCAGACCGAACGTCAGATCCCGGTGGTACTCCTGGCGGCTCAGGACTGA
- a CDS encoding VOC family protein — translation MPITLQNVAIAVRDLDETIAFFTDLGLTVLGRDEVSGEWADTCVGLDGNHAKIAMLQTPDCNGRLELFEYIHPDAIETSPTQPHEIGMHRVAFSVDDIDEALKIAAKHGCYPLRGVATYGDVFKLTYLRGPSGILLMLAQELNKS, via the coding sequence ATGCCCATCACGCTTCAGAACGTCGCCATCGCCGTCCGTGACCTCGACGAGACGATCGCGTTCTTCACCGACCTCGGGCTGACCGTCCTCGGCCGTGACGAGGTCAGCGGCGAGTGGGCCGACACCTGCGTCGGCCTCGACGGCAACCACGCCAAGATCGCGATGCTCCAGACACCGGACTGCAATGGTCGTCTCGAGCTCTTCGAGTACATCCACCCCGACGCGATCGAGACGAGCCCCACCCAGCCCCACGAGATCGGGATGCACCGCGTCGCGTTCTCGGTGGACGACATCGACGAGGCCCTCAAGATCGCGGCGAAGCACGGCTGTTATCCGCTGCGCGGTGTCGCGACGTATGGGGACGTCTTCAAGCTCACCTATCTCCGCGGCCCCAGCGGCATCCTCTTGATGCTCGCCCAGGAGCTGAACAAGAGCTGA
- a CDS encoding SRPBCC family protein has product MTTPFALLDPTITTDGESVEVRFEQHYDSGAADLWDAVTDPERLARWFAPVEGRFGVGEAFTICFDDGDVPECRVIECVAPQRFSFEWPHASGATVVTAEVRPDGDGSVLVLTHARLGRSQAAGYAAGWDAYLRLLTDHLAGREPQNWWEHFGAAQKAYAERLG; this is encoded by the coding sequence ATGACCACACCGTTCGCTCTGCTCGACCCGACCATCACGACCGACGGCGAGAGCGTGGAGGTTCGCTTCGAGCAGCACTACGACAGCGGGGCCGCCGATCTCTGGGATGCCGTGACCGACCCCGAACGGCTGGCGCGGTGGTTCGCGCCGGTGGAGGGGCGGTTCGGGGTGGGGGAGGCGTTCACGATCTGCTTTGACGACGGTGATGTCCCCGAGTGTCGAGTGATCGAATGTGTTGCGCCACAACGGTTCTCGTTCGAGTGGCCGCATGCGTCAGGCGCCACCGTAGTCACTGCCGAGGTGCGGCCGGACGGTGACGGGAGCGTGCTGGTCCTGACCCATGCCCGACTGGGGCGATCGCAGGCCGCAGGCTATGCGGCCGGCTGGGACGCGTACCTGCGACTCCTCACGGACCACCTCGCCGGCCGCGAGCCACAGAACTGGTGGGAGCACTTCGGCGCGGCCCAGAAGGCGTACGCCGAACGTCTCGGCTGA